From Psychrobacillus sp. FSL K6-2836, a single genomic window includes:
- the yhaM gene encoding 3'-5' exoribonuclease YhaM: MKGITQLRVGDPVDHYLLIKQSTKGVTTVGKPFMSLILQDKSGDIEAKLWDTNEEHEKLYGASQIVRVGGEIQDYRGKFQLRVKSIRPVKSEEPIAINDLVPSSEKPKEELMEELLQYFFEMKNPLIQRITRHLMKKHQTSFMTFPAATKNHHDYASGLIDHVVSMLKLGKALCDLYPTLNKDLLYAGIILHDIGKVIELSGPVATTYTIEGNLLGHITIMVNEISKAAEELEIEGEEVMLLQHMVLSHHGKEEWGSPKRPALREAEMLHYIDNIDAKMNMLNRALDKTNPGEFTERLFPLENRSFYKPTFE, from the coding sequence ATGAAAGGCATTACACAATTACGAGTAGGCGATCCAGTTGATCATTACTTACTTATAAAACAATCGACAAAGGGTGTAACAACCGTTGGAAAACCATTTATGTCACTAATATTACAAGATAAGAGTGGAGATATCGAAGCAAAACTTTGGGATACAAATGAAGAACATGAGAAACTTTATGGCGCTAGTCAAATTGTTCGCGTAGGTGGAGAAATTCAAGATTATCGCGGTAAGTTCCAATTACGTGTAAAAAGTATTCGACCAGTAAAGTCAGAAGAGCCAATTGCGATAAATGATTTAGTACCTTCTTCTGAAAAGCCGAAAGAAGAATTGATGGAGGAGCTTTTACAATACTTCTTTGAAATGAAAAATCCATTAATTCAACGCATTACGAGACACTTGATGAAAAAACACCAGACATCATTTATGACGTTTCCAGCAGCAACTAAAAACCATCATGATTATGCTTCTGGATTAATCGACCATGTTGTGTCTATGTTAAAGCTAGGAAAAGCATTATGTGATTTGTATCCAACCTTAAACAAAGATCTTTTATACGCAGGAATCATTTTACATGATATAGGAAAGGTTATAGAGCTCTCAGGTCCTGTGGCAACGACATACACAATCGAAGGGAATTTACTTGGACATATTACAATCATGGTCAATGAAATTTCTAAAGCAGCAGAAGAGCTAGAAATCGAAGGCGAAGAAGTAATGCTTCTGCAGCATATGGTGCTCTCTCATCATGGTAAAGAAGAATGGGGTAGCCCAAAACGTCCTGCACTCCGTGAAGCTGAGATGCTGCATTATATCGATAATATTGATGCAAAAATGAATATGCTCAATCGTGCACTAGATAAAACAAACCCAGGTGAATTCACCGAGCGATTATTCCCACTTGAAAATCGTTCATTTTATAAGCCTACATTTGAGTAA
- a CDS encoding metal ABC transporter solute-binding protein, Zn/Mn family codes for MKNPWLTTLSLGLISVAVLAGCSQADGESDSTEQLSVVTSFYPMYEFTKHVAGDRADVSLMVSSGQDAHHYEPSAQDVAKVNKADVFVYSSEEMEHWVSSLLNTVENKDLIIARTADGKDSTDSHDHNSNDEEGYTSNTLQSLTIKGVAGHYHTGDTIELNAELDKAVDLEHWHWYTRGSSAEEWEAVSGQGGSTFEFEAAGESFEVRAVLFDDDHREYAQSESVEIIIDNHTEEAGHKHEQKSDDAAGVLTISGLADHYHTGDTVTLSAEAQEETEYNHWHWYTRESVGDEWQTVANQETNLFEYKAENGSLEVKAVLLDDEHGTYAESESVSVIIDDHENEDPHIWLDLVLVQEQVNIIRDALIEADPEGQSVYEENAKAFNEEIQALHKEYETALEGAENRIFVVQHQAFGYIAKRYDLEQIAIGGLSTEVEPSPSRIAEIGDLVEQYNVPVIYYQQGANSAIAETVAKETGTETAVLYDLEVLSEELQSQDLGYVDAMRENLEALQLSIQ; via the coding sequence ATGAAGAACCCCTGGCTAACTACATTATCACTTGGTTTAATTTCTGTTGCTGTTCTTGCCGGGTGTAGTCAAGCAGACGGAGAAAGCGATTCTACTGAGCAGCTTTCTGTCGTCACATCGTTTTACCCAATGTATGAGTTTACAAAACATGTAGCAGGAGATCGGGCGGATGTTTCATTAATGGTCTCATCTGGCCAGGATGCCCACCATTATGAACCAAGCGCACAAGATGTTGCTAAAGTAAATAAAGCGGATGTTTTTGTCTATAGCAGTGAAGAAATGGAGCATTGGGTGAGTAGTTTATTGAATACTGTTGAAAACAAAGACTTAATCATCGCACGTACCGCAGATGGTAAGGATTCAACTGACTCTCATGATCACAATTCTAATGATGAAGAGGGATATACATCAAATACTCTTCAGAGTTTAACGATCAAAGGAGTTGCAGGACATTATCACACAGGCGATACCATCGAATTGAATGCAGAGTTAGATAAAGCAGTGGATTTGGAACACTGGCATTGGTATACAAGGGGAAGTTCTGCTGAAGAATGGGAAGCTGTATCCGGGCAAGGTGGGTCCACCTTCGAATTTGAAGCGGCAGGAGAAAGTTTTGAAGTGCGTGCTGTGCTCTTTGACGATGACCACAGGGAGTATGCCCAGTCGGAATCGGTGGAAATCATTATTGATAATCATACAGAAGAAGCTGGACACAAGCATGAACAGAAAAGTGATGACGCAGCTGGGGTGCTGACAATCAGTGGACTGGCAGACCATTACCATACAGGGGATACTGTCACACTCAGTGCCGAGGCGCAAGAAGAAACAGAATATAATCATTGGCACTGGTATACACGTGAAAGCGTAGGAGACGAATGGCAAACGGTGGCCAATCAAGAAACGAATCTCTTTGAATATAAAGCTGAAAATGGAAGTCTTGAAGTGAAGGCTGTATTGCTAGATGACGAGCATGGCACTTACGCTGAATCAGAAAGTGTGTCAGTGATAATTGATGATCACGAAAATGAAGATCCCCATATTTGGTTGGATTTGGTTTTAGTGCAAGAGCAAGTGAATATAATTCGCGATGCACTTATTGAAGCAGATCCTGAAGGACAGAGCGTCTATGAAGAAAACGCCAAAGCCTTCAATGAAGAAATTCAGGCTTTGCACAAAGAATATGAAACGGCTCTTGAAGGGGCAGAAAATCGTATTTTTGTAGTACAGCATCAGGCGTTCGGATACATCGCTAAGCGCTATGATCTGGAACAGATTGCCATTGGTGGCTTATCTACAGAAGTCGAACCGAGCCCTTCTCGCATTGCAGAAATTGGAGATCTAGTTGAACAGTATAATGTACCAGTAATTTACTATCAGCAAGGAGCCAACTCAGCAATTGCGGAAACCGTTGCTAAGGAAACTGGGACAGAAACGGCAGTCTTATATGACTTAGAAGTATTATCTGAGGAATTGCAATCTCAAGATCTCGGTTATGTAGATGCGATGCGTGAAAACTTGGAAGCATTACAATTAAGTATTCAATAA
- a CDS encoding DUF5412 family protein, with the protein MILILFGFLISFITVILFLFLCAKIIISFIKKKPFPKKLLIASLSGVVLVSSIYIYEMYFFTFSEIDREFTQMGPGPIKSPAEEYTANAYYEPYGGAAGGVNVWVEIINNNEENSVQTVYYSDAKSNFSMKWMDENTLYILNDEPDYPNSNRSIELEIGKEIYHENGLACKSLLMKDEYETCYRK; encoded by the coding sequence ATGATTTTAATTTTATTTGGTTTCTTGATTTCTTTCATTACCGTTATATTATTTTTGTTTTTATGTGCAAAGATAATAATTTCTTTCATTAAAAAGAAACCATTTCCTAAAAAATTACTAATTGCATCGTTGTCTGGGGTTGTACTGGTGTCTTCAATCTATATATATGAAATGTACTTTTTTACATTTAGTGAAATTGATAGAGAATTCACCCAAATGGGACCTGGACCTATAAAATCACCCGCTGAAGAATATACAGCAAATGCTTATTACGAACCTTATGGTGGCGCAGCAGGTGGTGTAAATGTATGGGTTGAAATCATAAATAATAATGAGGAAAATAGTGTTCAAACTGTTTATTATAGTGATGCAAAAAGCAATTTTTCTATGAAATGGATGGATGAAAATACGTTGTATATTCTAAATGACGAACCTGATTATCCAAATTCAAATAGAAGTATCGAATTAGAAATCGGTAAAGAGATTTATCACGAAAATGGTTTGGCTTGTAAAAGTTTGTTAATGAAAGACGAATATGAAACTTGCTACCGAAAATAA
- a CDS encoding metallophosphoesterase family protein: protein MARIRFLHVADLHLDSPFKGISSIPKSKWKDIRESTFQAFQNIINYAIESKPDFVLIVGDIYDGENRSLRAQHLFQKGMEALRVEDIPVFICHGNHDHLSGNWTRFQLPSNVHVFGEKVETRTLQLNEEAIHITGFSYKERHIKESMHSYYPTAKHDEIHIGMLHGSVEGNNEHDVYAPFRKIDLLEKGYQYWALGHIHKRQIIHPDPPIVYPGNTQSRHRNESGVKGFYEVSLFNNQAELQFVPSAAFIYDELSLECEGMIHANELISYIENELISYSKLNGKAILELTINGITEETIELLQSTSKDEWLSLIQESLELTSTFLIVKELHIRFPIERSAESTMLLSALSDWDTSEWKLALKELYQHSKGSRYLQPIDRNFIEDVLKEADLVVSNAITRRSND from the coding sequence ATGGCAAGAATACGTTTTCTACATGTGGCAGATTTACATTTGGATAGCCCTTTTAAAGGTATTTCCTCTATTCCTAAAAGTAAATGGAAAGATATACGAGAGAGTACTTTTCAAGCCTTTCAGAACATCATTAATTATGCGATTGAAAGTAAACCGGACTTCGTTTTAATAGTCGGTGATATTTATGATGGGGAAAATCGTAGTCTTCGTGCGCAGCATCTATTTCAAAAAGGAATGGAAGCATTACGTGTAGAAGATATTCCCGTTTTTATTTGTCATGGAAATCATGATCATTTAAGTGGTAATTGGACTCGTTTTCAATTGCCGTCAAATGTACATGTGTTCGGGGAGAAAGTTGAAACAAGAACTCTACAGTTAAATGAGGAAGCAATACATATTACAGGATTTAGTTATAAAGAGCGTCATATAAAAGAATCTATGCATAGCTACTATCCTACTGCAAAACACGATGAGATTCATATTGGGATGCTTCATGGTAGTGTGGAAGGCAATAATGAGCATGATGTTTATGCACCATTTAGAAAAATTGATTTGCTAGAAAAAGGCTATCAGTATTGGGCACTTGGCCATATACATAAGCGCCAAATTATCCATCCGGACCCACCAATTGTTTATCCGGGAAATACCCAAAGCAGGCATCGAAACGAAAGTGGCGTAAAAGGATTTTACGAAGTTTCGTTATTTAACAATCAAGCAGAGCTTCAATTTGTTCCGTCAGCTGCTTTTATATATGATGAGCTTTCACTAGAGTGTGAAGGGATGATCCACGCAAATGAATTAATATCATATATTGAAAATGAATTGATAAGTTATAGTAAATTAAATGGAAAAGCGATTCTTGAGCTTACGATAAACGGAATAACGGAGGAAACAATTGAACTATTACAGTCTACTAGTAAGGATGAATGGCTGTCATTGATCCAAGAGAGTCTAGAGCTGACAAGCACCTTTTTAATAGTAAAAGAATTACATATTCGATTTCCAATTGAGCGGAGCGCAGAATCTACTATGCTTCTATCAGCTTTGAGTGATTGGGATACTTCGGAATGGAAGCTCGCTTTAAAGGAACTCTATCAGCATTCTAAAGGGAGCCGATATTTACAACCAATCGATCGTAACTTTATCGAGGATGTTCTAAAAGAAGCGGATTTAGTAGTTTCAAATGCTATAACAAGGAGGAGTAATGATTGA
- a CDS encoding DinB family protein, whose amino-acid sequence MDVKTLLLHQWASCLDEEDWFPPLEKVLEDITFEQAIWKPADDSAMNSIWELVCHLLFYEKRFLMRFLGETANEPQAENNKSTFRLPTETLENWKETKQEYFYIHRELGKILAKSEHEDLYRQIPGEDNSLVLELKSLALHDAYHIGQIVFLSKMQGAWQGKRSI is encoded by the coding sequence ATGGATGTAAAGACACTTTTGTTGCACCAATGGGCAAGTTGCTTAGATGAAGAAGACTGGTTTCCACCACTTGAAAAAGTGCTAGAGGATATTACTTTTGAACAAGCAATTTGGAAACCAGCTGATGATTCGGCAATGAATTCTATTTGGGAATTAGTTTGTCATTTACTTTTCTATGAAAAGAGATTTCTGATGCGATTTCTTGGTGAAACAGCGAATGAACCACAGGCAGAAAATAATAAATCTACATTTCGGTTACCAACTGAGACGTTAGAAAATTGGAAGGAAACAAAACAAGAATACTTTTATATTCATCGTGAACTTGGAAAAATACTAGCAAAATCAGAACATGAAGATTTGTATAGACAGATTCCAGGAGAAGATAATTCATTAGTGCTTGAACTAAAGAGTTTAGCATTACACGACGCATATCATATTGGGCAAATTGTATTCCTAAGTAAAATGCAAGGAGCTTGGCAAGGGAAACGCAGCATTTAA
- the lysS gene encoding lysine--tRNA ligase — MSNEQTTLRIEKLETLRSQGVPVYPERFSTNYELYKASSLEDGTLGVRVAGRIMGIRQFSKFSFITISDIQGNLQLLLKKEEIGDQAFNDFIDFFDIGDFIGVEGNMYSTNTNEKTLRIENYVLLGKALHTLPDKWHGLSNIDTRYRQRYLDLMMTKETQNRMLIRTKLVRAVRRFLEEKNFLEVETPVLQHTSSGALASPFRTYHNSLDTELNLRIAPETYLKRLIVGGFTKVFEFAKCFRNEGISPQHLQEFTMVEGYAAYWNYEDTMELMREMILYVLQQTFNTTIISIKGQMIDFSLEWNVVSFRDLILKDTGIDIDLYPDVKDLYYETKQKNIYLEHENVETLGRGNFIDLLYKKMCRPQLIKPTFLIKHPIDLSPLARANDDNSAITDRFQLVVNGAEIINAYSELVDPIEQRKRLEAQAILKSGGDSEAMEMDEDYILAMEYGLPPISGWGFGIERLLMVLTDSDTIKDCVLFPLTKKL, encoded by the coding sequence GTGAGTAATGAACAAACAACCCTTAGAATAGAAAAATTAGAGACTTTAAGATCGCAGGGGGTACCAGTATATCCTGAAAGATTTTCGACAAACTACGAACTTTACAAAGCATCTTCACTTGAGGATGGAACATTAGGGGTTCGAGTTGCAGGAAGAATCATGGGGATTCGTCAGTTTAGTAAATTTAGTTTCATCACAATTTCAGACATTCAAGGTAATTTACAACTTCTTCTGAAAAAAGAAGAGATTGGGGACCAAGCTTTTAATGATTTCATCGACTTTTTTGATATAGGTGATTTTATTGGTGTTGAAGGAAATATGTATTCTACGAACACGAACGAAAAAACGCTCCGTATCGAAAATTATGTTTTGCTTGGAAAAGCTTTACACACACTACCAGATAAATGGCATGGATTAAGCAATATTGACACCCGTTATAGACAACGTTATTTAGATTTAATGATGACAAAGGAAACGCAAAATCGCATGTTAATACGAACAAAATTAGTGCGGGCAGTTCGTAGATTTTTAGAAGAAAAAAACTTCTTAGAAGTAGAAACACCTGTGTTACAACATACTTCCTCTGGTGCTTTAGCAAGCCCATTTAGAACTTATCATAACTCGTTAGATACGGAATTAAATTTACGAATTGCACCAGAGACCTACTTAAAAAGACTAATTGTAGGTGGTTTTACAAAAGTATTTGAATTTGCTAAATGCTTTAGAAATGAAGGAATTAGTCCTCAACACCTTCAAGAATTTACAATGGTTGAAGGCTATGCAGCTTATTGGAACTATGAGGATACAATGGAACTCATGCGTGAAATGATTTTATATGTGCTTCAACAAACATTTAATACAACAATTATTAGTATAAAAGGACAAATGATTGATTTTTCATTAGAGTGGAACGTTGTTTCATTTAGGGATTTAATTCTAAAAGATACGGGTATTGATATTGATTTGTATCCAGATGTAAAAGACTTATATTATGAAACAAAGCAAAAAAACATTTATTTAGAGCATGAGAATGTAGAGACTTTAGGTAGAGGGAATTTTATTGATCTTCTATATAAAAAAATGTGTCGTCCACAATTAATAAAACCAACATTTTTAATCAAACACCCTATTGATTTATCACCATTGGCAAGAGCAAATGATGACAATTCAGCAATTACAGATCGATTTCAATTAGTAGTGAATGGTGCTGAGATTATCAATGCTTATTCAGAATTAGTTGATCCCATTGAACAAAGAAAACGTTTAGAGGCACAAGCCATTCTGAAAAGTGGTGGCGATTCAGAAGCAATGGAAATGGATGAAGACTACATATTAGCTATGGAATATGGTTTGCCTCCGATTTCTGGTTGGGGATTTGGGATTGAACGATTGTTAATGGTACTTACGGATAGCGATACAATTAAAGATTGTGTTTTATTTCCATTAACTAAAAAACTATAA
- a CDS encoding ZinT family metal-binding protein, translated as MKNQIITGLGLLLLILALVACQSEEIQSSSAVEQKIEETDTDREHDHSESAENNNGEVPEEVIIEGIADHYHTGDALELTAVLEKGAESDHWHWYSRESSSEEWEIVSGQETANFTGEATSDGTEIKAVLFGDDHEPAVQSAPVKVVIDDHHGHDEETKQIYNGYFEDSQVKERELSDWDGDWQSVYPYLVSGELDEVFAHKAETGDMTEEEYKEYYTEGYVTDVDRVLIEEGTVTFFDGKEEYSGEYASDGYEILTYERGNRGVRFIFERTSGSEQAPQYIQFSDHNIFPINSHHFHLYWGDDREELLKEVTHWPTYYPADLNADGLVRDMLAH; from the coding sequence ATGAAGAATCAGATAATAACCGGATTAGGTTTATTGTTATTGATCCTTGCTCTAGTAGCATGTCAGTCAGAAGAAATACAAAGTAGTAGTGCAGTTGAACAGAAGATTGAAGAAACAGATACAGACCGGGAACATGATCATTCAGAAAGTGCTGAAAATAATAATGGTGAAGTTCCGGAAGAAGTAATAATTGAAGGAATTGCTGATCATTATCATACTGGAGATGCATTAGAGCTAACCGCAGTCCTAGAAAAGGGTGCTGAGAGTGACCATTGGCACTGGTATAGTAGAGAGAGCAGTAGCGAAGAGTGGGAAATCGTTTCAGGGCAAGAAACAGCTAACTTTACTGGGGAAGCAACAAGTGACGGAACAGAAATAAAGGCTGTGTTATTTGGTGATGACCATGAACCGGCAGTTCAGTCGGCTCCTGTTAAGGTAGTTATTGATGATCATCACGGCCACGATGAAGAAACTAAACAAATCTATAATGGCTATTTTGAAGATAGCCAAGTTAAAGAACGTGAATTATCAGATTGGGATGGCGACTGGCAGTCTGTTTATCCGTATTTAGTATCAGGGGAGTTAGATGAAGTATTTGCGCATAAAGCTGAAACCGGCGATATGACAGAAGAAGAATACAAAGAATACTACACAGAAGGATATGTAACCGACGTGGATCGTGTCCTTATTGAAGAAGGCACCGTTACTTTTTTTGATGGGAAGGAAGAGTACTCAGGAGAGTATGCTTCTGATGGCTATGAAATTCTTACCTATGAAAGAGGAAATCGAGGAGTACGTTTCATATTTGAACGGACGAGTGGATCGGAACAGGCACCTCAGTACATACAGTTCAGTGACCATAACATCTTTCCGATTAATTCTCACCATTTCCATTTATATTGGGGGGATGACCGAGAGGAATTGTTGAAAGAAGTAACTCACTGGCCAACATATTACCCTGCGGATTTAAATGCTGACGGCTTAGTACGCGATATGCTGGCACATTAA
- a CDS encoding ATP-binding protein, producing MKLLKLHIYGFGKHENIEIDLNNGINVFFGENEAGKTTIQQFILHILFGFPQRNSQLLRYEPKSSTTYGGKIQIIDEEGQPVTIERVKGKASGEVTLYYPDGSRGGERELASILYSYSRADFEAIFSFSLLQLQGFEKMTEEELTRTLLSSGTTGIDTIAAVENKFIKEMGELFKPTGRKPLINQKIEELRELETTYKHQLEEVEKYEPSIKRLNELETIVEELDQQEREISKQLQLYLEWKQLKPLKEKEIKLNQELDIVKHQLFPADGIRRFELIKDKLNRNHIEMEQLKKELDSLTIHATSLTAQQMEELQSFLNQEAKWHQLRSKRIQIEEDQSKTLQLQMQQLALVGIDWEKSLSHIVQADVSIQQEDKLVSILQTEKNLELELQQEKRLLQMKEQDLLGHQQRATESKRVNKNTSNNKSNRIMFGIIAASVLIGVIVGVTQSNWMVALIAIIISGIVYAGFTLMTNTWKQSNDVQAYADLLKKEQESLQQAIFMLKQVISELENKKTDISKQVNQFLTSYHINEQLSPSLLPELFKCLRRIQDQQIQLDQMETKLYEIRMQLQDLNKQAQEKVHVVLIEDMLFHQLREFYLEEKKKSEDQHYKESKISEHKKKLQELSLLQQSFTEQIEILYREANVDMESDYYTAHSIYEQKVELEKELHHIHMQLAGKQINLDDYNDVFEDKCKEKLLHLQQQRHIYNDEKATLSYQTKKLLEDEEQSEQLQQYEQKKAELHELVKKWAAQKVVVESIKQIMRQLKEERLPEVLENAQHYFQLLTNKSYEQLILSPEGCFEAVKSSGQRFKIAELSQATKEQAYISLRIALAVSLQSKAPFPIIMDDPFVHFDRVRLQQVVQLMAELQKEHQLLYFTCHEQMRYVWQDASVVQVATLLSREVGIVR from the coding sequence TTGAAACTTCTTAAACTTCATATATATGGCTTTGGAAAGCATGAGAATATAGAAATAGATCTGAACAATGGCATAAATGTGTTTTTCGGTGAGAACGAAGCAGGAAAGACTACTATTCAACAATTCATCTTGCATATTTTGTTTGGATTTCCACAAAGGAACTCACAGTTACTTCGCTATGAGCCAAAAAGCAGCACGACCTATGGAGGTAAAATTCAAATAATAGATGAGGAAGGTCAACCCGTAACTATTGAGCGAGTAAAAGGGAAGGCAAGTGGAGAAGTTACACTATATTATCCGGACGGTAGCCGCGGAGGAGAGAGGGAGCTGGCTAGTATTCTGTACTCGTATTCCCGCGCAGATTTTGAAGCTATTTTCTCTTTTTCCTTACTCCAGTTACAGGGATTCGAAAAGATGACAGAAGAGGAGCTAACGAGAACACTATTATCTTCTGGAACTACAGGAATCGATACAATAGCAGCTGTAGAAAATAAGTTTATAAAAGAAATGGGCGAACTATTTAAGCCAACTGGAAGAAAGCCACTTATCAATCAAAAAATTGAAGAGCTACGAGAGTTGGAAACTACTTACAAGCATCAGCTAGAGGAAGTTGAGAAATATGAACCTTCTATTAAACGTCTTAACGAGCTTGAAACAATTGTTGAGGAACTAGATCAACAAGAGAGAGAGATTTCTAAGCAGTTACAACTATATTTGGAATGGAAACAACTGAAACCATTGAAAGAAAAGGAAATTAAATTGAATCAGGAGCTAGATATAGTAAAGCACCAGCTCTTTCCCGCAGATGGTATCCGTAGATTTGAGTTAATAAAAGACAAATTGAATCGTAATCACATAGAAATGGAGCAGTTGAAAAAAGAGTTGGATTCTTTAACAATCCACGCAACTAGCTTAACAGCTCAGCAAATGGAAGAGTTACAGTCCTTTCTAAATCAAGAAGCTAAATGGCATCAGCTTCGTTCCAAGCGAATACAAATAGAAGAAGACCAAAGTAAAACACTACAACTCCAAATGCAGCAGCTAGCTTTAGTCGGGATTGACTGGGAAAAGAGTCTATCTCATATAGTTCAAGCCGATGTCTCTATTCAGCAAGAAGATAAACTAGTTTCTATTCTTCAAACAGAAAAGAATTTAGAACTTGAGCTGCAACAGGAAAAACGATTATTACAAATGAAGGAACAGGACCTCCTAGGGCATCAGCAAAGAGCGACAGAATCTAAACGAGTAAATAAAAACACTTCCAATAACAAATCGAATAGAATAATGTTTGGCATTATTGCAGCGAGTGTCCTAATTGGAGTAATCGTAGGAGTTACCCAATCGAATTGGATGGTTGCCCTTATAGCTATTATCATTAGTGGAATTGTATATGCAGGCTTTACTCTAATGACGAATACTTGGAAACAATCGAATGATGTTCAAGCATATGCTGATTTATTGAAGAAGGAACAGGAGTCATTACAACAAGCCATTTTTATGTTGAAGCAAGTAATTAGTGAGTTAGAAAACAAAAAGACAGATATATCTAAACAGGTAAACCAGTTTTTAACTAGCTATCATATTAATGAACAACTATCACCAAGTCTATTGCCAGAACTATTTAAGTGTCTGCGCAGGATTCAGGATCAACAAATACAACTAGACCAAATGGAAACAAAGCTCTATGAAATACGTATGCAATTACAGGACCTAAACAAACAAGCGCAGGAAAAAGTCCATGTAGTACTAATTGAAGATATGCTATTTCACCAACTTAGAGAATTCTATCTAGAAGAAAAGAAAAAATCAGAAGATCAACACTATAAAGAGTCAAAGATTTCTGAGCACAAAAAGAAGCTTCAGGAGCTATCATTACTTCAACAATCCTTTACCGAACAAATTGAAATTTTGTATCGTGAGGCAAATGTAGATATGGAGAGCGATTATTATACGGCTCATTCTATCTATGAACAAAAGGTAGAACTTGAAAAAGAATTACACCATATTCACATGCAATTAGCGGGAAAACAAATAAATCTGGATGATTATAATGATGTATTTGAGGACAAGTGTAAAGAGAAATTACTTCACTTACAGCAACAGAGACATATATACAATGATGAAAAAGCAACTTTGTCCTATCAAACAAAGAAGTTATTGGAAGACGAAGAGCAGAGTGAACAATTGCAACAATATGAACAGAAAAAAGCAGAATTACATGAACTTGTGAAAAAATGGGCTGCTCAAAAAGTAGTCGTAGAATCGATTAAACAGATAATGAGACAGTTAAAAGAGGAGCGACTTCCAGAAGTATTGGAAAATGCACAGCATTATTTTCAACTGCTTACAAACAAATCATATGAACAATTGATCCTATCCCCAGAAGGTTGCTTTGAGGCAGTTAAATCATCTGGACAGCGTTTTAAAATAGCAGAGCTAAGTCAAGCGACTAAAGAGCAAGCATATATTTCCTTGCGTATTGCGCTAGCAGTGTCATTACAAAGCAAAGCGCCTTTTCCGATCATAATGGATGATCCATTTGTACATTTCGATCGTGTCAGACTTCAACAAGTGGTACAATTAATGGCAGAGTTACAAAAAGAACACCAACTATTATATTTTACATGTCATGAACAAATGAGATATGTATGGCAAGACGCATCCGTAGTACAAGTAGCTACGTTATTATCCAGAGAGGTGGGGATTGTGAGATGA
- a CDS encoding metal ABC transporter ATP-binding protein, translating to MHYIDVKNLVFRYEEEPLLENISFEVNAGDFVMLTGENGAAKTTLLRNILGLLKPSKGSAQLSPKNFRGEKLIVGYVSQHVSAFNAGFPSTVLELVQSGRYQRGKWFKRLDQTDKEHVHRSLESVGMWEMRHKKIGELSGGQKQRISIARVFATDPDLFILDEPTTGMDTRSREEFYQLLKHNSEKHAKGILMVTHDHEEIRHYADKHIELVRKEDSPWRCFSMDSCKELSKPPSLSQ from the coding sequence ATGCACTATATTGACGTAAAAAATTTGGTCTTCCGATACGAAGAGGAACCATTGCTTGAAAATATTTCATTTGAAGTGAATGCAGGAGATTTTGTTATGCTGACAGGAGAAAATGGAGCGGCGAAGACGACGCTACTCCGAAATATACTTGGCTTATTAAAACCTTCGAAAGGAAGTGCCCAGCTCTCACCTAAAAACTTTCGTGGAGAGAAGTTGATCGTCGGATACGTCTCACAGCATGTTTCAGCTTTTAATGCAGGATTTCCAAGCACTGTTTTGGAACTTGTACAATCCGGCCGTTACCAAAGAGGGAAATGGTTTAAAAGGCTTGATCAGACAGACAAGGAACATGTGCATCGTTCACTAGAATCTGTCGGGATGTGGGAGATGCGGCATAAAAAGATAGGAGAACTGTCGGGTGGACAAAAGCAACGTATTTCGATTGCTAGAGTGTTCGCAACAGATCCTGATCTTTTCATATTGGATGAGCCGACGACTGGGATGGACACACGTTCCCGGGAGGAGTTCTATCAATTATTAAAGCACAATAGCGAGAAGCATGCTAAGGGAATTTTAATGGTTACACATGATCATGAAGAAATTCGTCATTACGCAGATAAACATATTGAGCTGGTGCGAAAGGAGGATTCCCCGTGGAGATGTTTTTCCATGGATTCATGCAAAGAGCTTTCCAAGCCACCTTCCTTATCTCAATAA